The sequence TaccaatggaaaaataaatatcattCTCAGTATCCTGCTTCACAAAATTTGATGACGCAACCAAAGATTAGgtaaaaatcaaaaaaatccTGTTGTAGGTTTCTCAATTAATTTGCACACCTTCCAGTATGCATCTCTAATTTGCAAAGACACTACAATGCTTTTATACTGTACAGCGGTTTACTTTCAGATTTgatacagtggaaaaaaagtggTGACATGTTAACCGTGCTGTAAAGGAGGTGGCAAGgagcattttaatttcatctgaAAATCTGTCAGGACAGTTCTGTCACCATAAACCTCGCTCCCTTCCTTTTTCATAGTACCACATACAATGCAATGTGAAAACCTTTCAGTTGAAGAGGATTAATACTGACATTTGAATTTTTCCAATGTATAAGTAATATCAGCTTTAATAACAGCCATACACGTCATCCTTTATGTTGTATGACATCTAGAACAGATTTACAGAACCCTTGTTCTCCCAACAGTTCGACATACCAGTGGAGGCAAAAAAGTACGAATGAAAAATACTTACAGGAGCAAAGACAGTCATTAGAACAAGaaagagcaggagagaaagcaTTTCATATACCATGACTACTGTTTAGATTAATAGGAAGAGACCAGATAACTGGAACAGAAAATGGCTGCTTCAGCGACCTTTAGTGTGCACAATGCCATCCCTGAAAATGAATCTTAAAAATGGATATGCTCAAAATACTCATCAAGGAAAGAGGGAGCAGGCAACTGACAGCCAGTTGAGAGGGAAGCAAAGTCTATGGTAAGACTTACAAGTCTGGGCTTTTTAGATCAGTTTGACCTCAATTTCCATCTCCTTATCATTCTATTCCTTTAATTAGATTAATGTGTCTTTCATGGCACACCATAGGTGTTACAGACTGGCTTCTTtaaacacatttgaaatgttaatTAGAAATGCTAACAGCTATGCATAGTAATGAAAAAGTGTAGTACCATGAGATTGATGAAATTCATCTGGAAGAAGTATTTAATATAGCAACAAAATCCTGAGCAACTGTCAAATAGCTCTCTTCTGTCAACACTCACTTAACAAAGGCTTTAGATAATCTTTACTAGAGAAAGACTATTCTTAGCTGTTTAAAAATGACAGTAGAACAGCCTGATCCCCCTCTAATGGGAGAAAAGTATTCCAGCATCTCAATAGCTTTAAAGTTTAGTTTGATGATAAAAGCAACATAGTTATTTTTAGCACTCTACAGGCATAAAAATACAGCTCTAAACTGTGACCTACAGCTATGCACAGCCAAGCATCACATCATACGACAGCCTTAACTTTAGCTAGAAGCACATCTGTAGTTGCTTCAGACTATCATTATTCATCTCACTACCAACAATACCTTTGGATGGATTTAGCAACAAGCACTTGAAATTGTtaccatctttttttaaattgctgccATCGGCAGAACTCAATTCAAAGGTAGGAGATCTTAATGGACTTTGTAGAAAGTATTTGAAAGACCATGTTAGGTTAAATGGATTACTAATTCTCTCTGGTACAGAGGATGAAAAAAGAaccttaaaagcagaaaaacttaAAACTGTCATATTCAGTAGAGAAAGTCATTTTTCTAAGCACAGTTtgagtaaatgaaaaaaaaaaaaaaagaaaagaaaaacccttgttttcttccagcagTAGTAACAGCCTGGAAACAGGATATGCTAGAATAAGAGACCTTCAAGCAAACTCACCGGAAACAACACTGTTCACAGACAACTGCAAAGgtaatttatattattttattccaattaGCTTGCTTGTGTCTGCATGATCTGTAACAAACTGCAATTTAAAAGCCTACTGCACCAGATTTCTATTTCCATATTATGTAAacaagaatttatttaaaataaaaattgatacagtataagttttaaaaacagatcaCAGAGTTCCAGCACTTAACTTTATTTAATCCCTTTCAAATGTACAGGTAACTTCAAATTTTcgaggtttggggttttgttttgttggggttttttttgttgttgttgttgttttgaggGAGtttcttgtttggttggttttggagTTTTTGTGAgacttttttagtttttttttttgttttgtttggtttgtggggtttttttaaaccatataTACTACCAGgataaaaagtgaaatatttccaAGATGATAGATAGGCACTTTTAAATGCTGTAAACTTCACACAGTTATATTACTCagaaaacagatggaaaatattATAACATGTAAGGCTTGTCAGATTTAATCATGGCTTGGCGATTATTGTTATCACTACCTATATtgtattgcaaaatattttaggatcattaataaagttttctttaaacattcAGCTGCTAGGAAGGACATCTACAGGTATAAATAACTATCGGTCAGACAGAAATAAGCAAAATctactcccccccccctcaccccttACAGCTTAAAAATGCCACTTTTTGGCTGGATGAAATGGTCAAAAAATGATTCCTACAAACCCACAAGATATCCTGGATCAGAGGTAGTTACAAAAACCCTACTGAGGGAATTGAAATGGCACCTGAAAGAGCGTGAAAGATTAGTGCAAGAGAttgaaaatgaacagaaagtCCAGAAGACTGGCATGGATTACAACTGGCTGAAGAACTACCAAAACCCTCAAGCAACAATTCCAGCTACTGAGCAACGGCAGCTTGAAGTTCTGTGTTCACAAATCCAGCCTTGCCAAACAGGAACTGTTCTCAGCAGGTAATTGTTTCATATTTCTCTAACTTTGAATACTCTATCATAAGTAACATGTTTCTTCTACCTAATGCAAGCTTATATTTGGCTCtgattttccttccaaaataaCAATGACCAGCAACTAGAACACATTTTTACACGTGTTTTAGAAATTACACATTTACTTTAATATGTTGTACTTGAAGGAAGTTTTTAATCAGGATTTTCCTGGTCTAATCCAAAACAAGTGACCTCTCAATACattcagtttttcctctgttatttATCCCCAATATTTATAAAGTAGTAATCCAATAaccaaaaatcaaattaaagcACTAATGCAATGTACTGTTATGCATAAACCCAGCTTCACTGTCCAAAATACGTGAAAGCTTCTAAAACTAGCaagttactgtaaaaaaaaaaaatcccattttttaaaaacaaacacacaccaccccctattttacaaagaaaaattctcctacgcctgtatttttaatacattttctaGGGACATGTAGAAACGTCAGAACAAGCCTATGTGCCTTTTAAAGCCCAGAACATACCTAAGGGCAAAGTCAGTTTAAATCAAGTTACCCAGATGggccaatttaaaaaaaaaaaaaaaaaggcataccAAATAACAATAGCTTTCAATCCTCATAATAGCTGGACCACATCCAGTGCATTGTTAAATAATATTTGGGGGgaggtgtgtgtggggaaaTGTGGCAGCAAGGAATAAATGACACCAGAAGGCAGtcatttcctcctccttcccctcccctcaaaaggcaagagaaaaaacagaagagttttCAGCGCTGATGATTAGAtttcaatttttgtttgtttctagaTTTCGCGAAGTTTTGGCAGAAAATGATGTTTTACCCTGGGAAATAGTCTACATATTCAAGCaagttttaaaagattttcttaCTACCATTGAGAGAGAAAACCAACAAGATCAACTGGTAGATGCATGGAATACAAATTGCTCTGAACATTTCAGCCTGCGTGGAGACAGTTCTAACAAACTGGACAAAGATGAAATCCCCACAGTCTCAAGTTATGTCGACAAAAACACGCAAAGCATGTTTCCCACCTTCTCTCATAGAATCTGGAATCTACCCTATTACTACCCGTCAAGTTaagttggtttgtttctttcaaaaagctATGTAGCTGTTTGCATTCCTTTCTTGTGATTGCCATCCACAAACATAGGAATAAGAAATGTGACAGgctccccccttttttccaagttcagaaattaaaatccttGATCATAGCTAGTATGTAGTAAACAAATTCTAAATAAGAACTCTCCTTTTATCTTTATAGTTCCTTAAAGATGTCGTGTTTGAAGGCACCTTTTAACCAAAACATaagatgtttctgaaaaaactgttaagcatttttttttttagccataTACAGCTAGACATATTTAAACAAGAAAGACTGCTTTCcatattttgaaatagaaacaaTCCACAAAGTGTTAGGCAAAACTTCTGTACTTGTTACATACGTTTTAGGCTCTATGGGAACTTTATACCGTGTAAGAGAAATGGTTTAATATAATATCAGTTATACCAAATAAACTCGTAAATACTTTTTGGAGCTGAATAGTTATTTCTCAACTTCCAGAATAAgttctaaaatgaaaacaatgtcAGAAATTGTAAATGCTGCATGTACTGtttctatattttttccaaactttgCTCTGCACCTGCTGAAGTACTGTGAAGGCAGACAACTAAATGAAACATCAGATATTTAACAGCATTTAACAACTAGCTCTCTAATCTTCAAGaaattaatgaattattttatttcaaatagttGTACTTTGTCATTTGACTTACTGGAAGCTATCCTGAAACCCAGACTCTGCATTAAACTTAAACGTTTTGATCAAACCAGACAGTACTTATTCTAGAATAGCAATAGCATCAACAGATCATTCATTTCCAAAGCAAGAGGTGATCGTTTTAAATTTAACCGAATTTCATGTTTTTCAGTTGCCATCATCTGTCACTGTGGGTTCATAATAAAGTTTTACAAGACCGATTGGATATGTAGTGGTTATGGTCATAGCAGACAATTAGAGCAGAAAATCAATGAAAACATATGCCAGAACTCAGTTTGCTACATTTCCAATTGGGCTCCAACCACTGCATGTAACAAATTTTTACATATCTTATGTAACCTCTTCATCTCCAGATTTCCTTTTAATCTGTCTGCCACATCATAAAAAATGGGCAAGACTCACATGGCCCAATTCACAAAATGGACTATTTTgcaaacacagaggaaaactgCTTCCTCTGATATTTTGTTCAAACATACTGAAGACGACATTCAGATTTCCTCAAGTTGGTAACATACAACTGAAAGATATTTCCTTATGCTCCACAGTTGTGTCCCCCACCCAACAAAGAAGTTACTAATAATGCAATATAAATTGGGTGAAACAAATGGcacaatattttcataaaagataaaaatactatttttaagaaaactttgGAAACTTATAATCTAAAGTACATTTCATGTAGAAGAGTGGAACATAATATACACAGAAGGTGAAAATCAGAACTCTTGCATACATCTAACTGACAAAACACTGGAGGACTAGAGTAAATCAGTTCCTACAGGTTTAGAGTAATAAAAAATTGCAGCTCAGTACCAAAAGTAACTGGTCCCTCTACTTCCCTTTAATTAAGCACACAAAACTTCACAAGCCTGTGGAAACGCATTGTATCTGCACTCAGAGCTGGTATAAACTCTTTGCCCTCCTTTTGCACAGTTGTCAGTTTGCGGATAAATAACAGAAGTGTTGCTCTCGACTTACTCTGCCCTACTGATGCAGAATAAAGAGTATCAGATTCTTTTCATGCAGGTCTAAACAATCCAGACGTGGATCCCTGCATGAGGGCAGGAATCGTTTGAAAGAAAGGTTTTTCATCAGTTATAAAGCTCCCCAACGAGTTAATCTTCAAGTACCTTTTCCATAGGAAAGAGAGTAACGGGTACTGAGCACATAAAAGGCATTAGCAGAATTAATCTTACATTGAGAATTAACATGCACAATGCtggtttcagaaaataatttgtatttggTCAAATGTGCAAGATTCCTGCAATAGCAATTCACataaatttgtttcttaaaatggTACCCTCACAGCTTTCTATTGAAGAATGGgtgaaaaaagcagtaaaaatttAGCTTCCAAATTTTAGTTTATGGAAAATGGCAGGCCAGTAAACATACAAGGTCCACTTACCTTTATGATCATCAAaaacaaatggggaaaaaaaccaaacaacaaaaccaaaccacaacccCACAAGATGACCACAGGTACAACTTACCCGTTCCTCATAAATTTCACTTTAATATAAGCAAATGCAGTCTTCTAAGTCCAGAAACAAGGACAATCAACTACAACATATGGTAAAAGGCAGTCACTGAATAATagttaaaaaatatatctagGCATTGTAGCCAATTCAATGTTAAATCCCAATGCAATACGAAGCAAATGCACAAAAAGGCTTACCTACTTTTATACGCATGTTTTATTGATGAAACTGATGCTAGGTTACTGCATCCAGTTCTAGTGTCCACActtggggggagagggagaaaccAAACTGGGAACTGGAGcaggtacagaaaaaaattatccaaaGGCTGAGAAAATGCCATCTACCAAGACCTCACTTCGtctatttttcaaatacagaaatgagaGGTAACTTTATGGAATATGAGCACTTTCATCTGATGAAAAGTATTACATACTCTCCAGTTAAAAAGCATAGAAAAAGCAAAGGTGTAAGAGCAAGAAGACAAACTAAAAAAGctaaacatattttaaagaaatctgcTAGGTTTACCACAACATACTACAAAGAGAATCTGTACAGCAGTCCACCAGCTAAGAGAAGCTATTTTCTGGAATTTAGCTTACACTTAGATTTCAACTATATCTGATAGCAGTAACATAGCTGTAGGCCAGTCATCATGTGTCCCTGCTGAAAATTACTGAGAACTCAACTGTTTCTTTAAGCACTTTTTATTTATGGCCTACATGATTTGCATGAGGTTATCTGAAACTATATTGTTCCTTACACTAACCCAGCTGGTATTTCTGACATAGGCAGGCAGCTGACACAAATCACTCCGACAACAGAAAGGTGAGTGGTAATAATTTCAAAGGGCAGCAATGTCTCCCACCTGCAGAGGTGTCAGGCAGAAAAAACAGCATGCAATGTTTTTAGCCAAATAAGCTAGCTATAAAAAAGGGCTAACTTGGTGAAAGCTACACTTAGGAAATGCAAAAAATCAAAGAGAGAATAATTACTTTTTCCACACTTAAGCATTTAAGTGTTTTAATGTGACCCACAGTTGTTTTGATAACGAGGAAGGATTTAAGGGTCTCAACTTCTTTTCATTCAGTTAAAAGTAATCAGAGGAATTAAAAAGTTAATCAACAAGCTATTTAAGGATCAAAATTACAACCACAATTTCTGAGAACTATTATCTTCCCCAACAAGCTCAATTACTAAAACTGTTATTCTAGAGGTAGTTCAGGTAACAAGACAATCTTAAAAGCCTTGCAAAATGATGCATCATCAGTAAAGGAGAATACATTCTACATCTCTTGTTAAAGGAGACATAAGGCTTTTACATCCCATTAGACAGTCTCAGtaacatttttgtaaaatattagtTATTACACACACTTGTGTGCAATAACACACCTGTTACTATGATTACCAATTTGGTATTAATCCTACACATTCTTACACCTAAATTTAGACAAAAGAAGTAGAAGACAGTCTCCATCAATAATCATATATCCTGCTTGATATAAATGTAAGTAAGAActtgaaaaatttgaaataactttgggtttgattttCACAAGAAACAAATCAAGAGTTttgaaggaaatattaaaatagacTATTATGCTACAAGCAGCCTCAACAAAAGGAGagaaattcttttgttttcagctcttCAAACTCCTTCTTAAGAAGTCAGTGAATAAATTCTAAGCATTTCCTACTTGAATGTAAACCTTCTCAAGATTCTTCAAGTTCTGCAAAAACTCTCTAAATGTAAGCACACTCCCAGAACTGTGAAACAGAAGCATATatggaaacaaaacacagctaaGCAAACATACCTTCTTGAAGAGGTTCTCTTCATTTTGCTGCATGACACATATGCACCTATCATTGATGCTCAAAGATTTTACACATGCCTAATGATGACAAATTCTGTCCACATTTACATAAATGGCTATTTAGGAGGCATAtcccccctctctctttctcagatgggaaagaaaaaaaaaaaaagaacctgtaaaaataacttttctctGTTAACACATTTGTCAAACCCCACAATTAGGTTATCTGCTAAGgcttttgaggggaaaaaaggcatctGCCTAACCAAAGATAAAGATTTGCCTCTACCTAGGCACACAAAGCTTGAAGAATCTTGCTAATTTCTCCTGTGTTATTTAGTAGATTTCAGTGGTTTAGTGCTCAGTTAGGCTCAAGAATCCCTTGTCAAACCCTTCCCAAATACTAAGAAATGTTATTGGCACCTAAATAAAGGCTGAGAAGTCCCAGACATCTTGCACATACTGGGTTTAGGAATTACATTCATAGTAAATAAcgttaaaaaaatataaaattctgtCCAGTCACTTCTGGAAAATTTTAACTACTTGCATAACCGGTAGCTCTCAGTCAGAGATTCAGAGCTTCCTAATAGCAGcacttttaaattaaaggaTGAGAGGGGATAGATATTCTGATGCAGCAGTTTTGTCCTTTCCTTGAAGCAAAGACAGAAACTGACAACAGTCTCTCCTGAACCGTCAGAATATCTGCTGTTAAGATGTTATGCAAAAGGTTCATTCTTTCTTAGAAGCCTATGTACACCCTTTAAGAGAGTTCCTGACCGTACTGCTATACatcatacaggaaaaaaaaagacactcaCTCTAGACTGTACCTCCAGCTAATTTTGAAAAAGACTGTAGTGTGTGGAATTGTATAGACAACACTTTTCTATAGCAACCACAGATACACTAACCAAACCTGATCTAAATACTAAGATTACTATGCACTGCCCAACACATTCCAGTTTGGGCAGCATCCagaggaaagtatttttttgtttccaagaTCCAGACACTAGTGAAAACCAAATGTACCTGGCTGCTATGCAAATACACATACAGTTCTCCTCCTTGGCTGTAAACTCTGCCATCTGAGATTAACACACATCCAAGAAGTGACATGCCAATATACCCTGAACTAGCTTTACCCTGGTAACTTAAATGCTTCAGATAGGTCACAAGAGCAATAAACATGCACAGTTTAGTTAGAAAACACATAGCAGTCGATTCAGGAAAACAGACTGTAAACTACTgctcagagaaaacaaaagttcCTACagggaaacaaacagaaagattCAGTTTGAAAATAACTGTGAACATCTGCTGTAAGTGACTCAGTATCTCAACTGCTAGAAAACTGCTGACTGGGGAGGAACATAAGAAGGGAGAAGAACAGGTAAGAAATAAGTCAGTTTTTCAGGAATTCATAACATTAAGTACCAAATTAAACTTGCTAACAGAGGTATAGGGCAGGTAACACCCACTTATTACTAAGTTTATTTGCTTATGAACTTTGGTATAAATGAAAAGCACTTAGTTACAAATAACATATGAAACTACTTACCAAATAATTTATGtactataaaataattattcaacATTCAAGGATCTGTCAATGAAAACATGAGAAAAGCTAGTAATAGTGCTAAGGGGCAAAGAAGATCAGCCCAAATCATCAGTGTTGCTCACTGATTTAAAAGTTAAATGCATAGAAACATACTCTGTGAAAATATTGTTCCCTAATGAGCAAATAAGTTTACTCCTGAATCTCATTTATCACTTGCCACTGCCAAAATTCCTAAGCTACACACCTAAATCAGAATAAACCACATCTTCTCTAAGTCTGTTCCAGTTTTTCACCAGCACTTGCCAGAATTTCACGCCAGCGCTAATGCACTTCAGAGAAAGCAAATCCTACACATAGCATGTCTAGCGATGATCAAGACAACAGACCTAACTAGCAAATCAGAAAATAACTTAAGTATTAAACCCACAAAAACACATCTGTGCACACCTGAACTACAGCCACAAACATGACCAAGGGTGTTAGGCTGGAAGCCAACAACCGCACCACCCTGGGCCCACGCagagtggggaaggggggggggaagtccaGACACGGCTGTGCACATGAGAGAAGGGAGGCCAGCAGTGCCTTCACAGACGGCCCTTCACCCCGGCCGTAAGGAGCAGCTCCTGGCCGCCAAGAGCAGAGGCTCAGTGCCCGGCACTCACCCGGCAGCCGTTAACGACTCCCGTGCAGCaagggggccgggggggcgcCAGGGGGGACTGCACGGGGCGCCGGCCTGCGCCTCCTCGCCCAAGAACTCGACAGCGGTCACGGCTTTCCCGATAGTGAACCAGTCCCTGATCTGCTCCGCGGTGAGCTGCCGCAGCATGATGGCGGCTGCACGCGGCCCATGCCTCGCACCCCGACTCCCGCCGCGTGCCTACGCCGCCCCTCTTCCCGCcctcggcccggccccgcccctgGCACGTGACCCAAGGGCCAGGCGCCTCCTGCTGTAGCCACAGCCGAGGGGCGGTCGCCGCTCTCCCGAGCGGCGAGGTGGGCCATGCGCCCCGCCGGCTCCCTCCTGTGCTCTTCCCAGGATAAGGCACCCTCCCTCCTCGGCCAGGAGGGGCGTGGGGTAGTCAGTTTCCCCCCTCACACCCACAGAACAACGGCCGAGAGCTGCTCTGGAATCCCAGGCCTTGCCGTCACCTGGAGGAAGTGGCCTACAGGCACGTAGATGCCTCAGCGCTCCTGAACCTGTCGCAGCGGGTGCCTGCCGGTCCACCAGGACAAGCTATTCTGTAAGGGACACACTACAGAAAGACTCGGCAGGCTCTTCCTGGCATTGTCCTGGCGTTGGACTTGCCGTGTTCCCTTCTCAGGTGGGAGGGGTGAGGTGCAGATGGGGTGAAACGCTGGGGTGAGGGGGACGCTGGGGTGAGGGGGACCCTGGGGCTGCGTCTGGATTTCTACATGAACTCTGTGAGGGCCCGGCAAGGCCCTGGAGCGGCTGAGGGGGCGCAAGGACGTGAcgctgttgcaaatattctgataaagaaatcaaaatttaatcacatagaagagttaggtttgattgtgaagcataatgtataggattgttaagtttgaaatgtagccatagaaactttaggaactgcaTTATGTGTGACtataggaaccttaatattgttaaagtttgaaatagctgaCTATggaaacctcaccaggaagttactgggtTTTCTATGTTTTGGtttaagaaactaaggaaactgtCACGGACttatgctgcttggaaacccctttACCCTTCCCattacccttcccatctcgatctgagtatcgaagattcc comes from Haliaeetus albicilla chromosome 5, bHalAlb1.1, whole genome shotgun sequence and encodes:
- the RD3L gene encoding LOW QUALITY PROTEIN: protein RD3-like (The sequence of the model RefSeq protein was modified relative to this genomic sequence to represent the inferred CDS: deleted 3 bases in 2 codons), which gives rise to MPSLKMNLKNGYAQNTHQGKREQATDSQLRGKQSLCSSNSLETGYARIRDLQANSPETTLFTDNCKAARKDIYRYNNYRSDRNKQNLLPPLTPYSLKMPLFGWMKWSKNDSYKPTRYPGSEVVTKTLLRELKWHLKERERLVQEIENEQKVQKTGMDYNWLKNYQNPQATIPATEQRQLEVLCSQIQPCQTGTVLSRFREVLAENDVLPWEIVYIFKQVLKDFLTTIERENQQDQLVDAWNTNCSEHFSLRGDSSNKLDKDEIPTVSSYVDKNTQSMFPTFSHRIWNLPYYYPSS